In Diorhabda carinulata isolate Delta chromosome 6, icDioCari1.1, whole genome shotgun sequence, a single genomic region encodes these proteins:
- the LOC130894868 gene encoding DNA replication licensing factor Mcm6 — protein sequence MDIADANIGLRLHRDEIGIRCQKLFQDFLEEYKEEGELKYLEPALELQSEERSTIEISFEDVEKYNQNLATTIIEEYFRIYPYLCQAVANFVKDRAGLKTEKECYISFMDVPTRHKVRELKTDKIGTLVRISGQVIRTHPVHPELISGTFTCVECQTVIKNVEQQFKFTNPTICRNPVCSNRRKFTLNVDKSKFVDFQKVRIQETQAELPRGCIPRSVEVVLRAENVETVQAGDRYDFTGTLIVVPDVGAFALPGAKTQISAKNRRTEESEGVRGLKALGVRDLHYRMAFLACSVQQTVSKFGGIEMPLGEITPEIMKQQMTEGEWTHMYEMSHDKNLYNNMINSLFPSIHGNEEVKKGILLMLFGGVSKTTIEGTSLRGDINCCVVGDPSTAKSQFLKQVSEFSPRAVYTSGKASSAAGLTAAVVKDEESSDFVIEAGALMLADNGVCCIDEFDKMDVKDQVAIHEAMEQQTISIAKAGVRATLNARTSILAAANPIGGRYDRAKSLQQNIDLSAPIMSRFDLFFILIDECNEVIDYAIARKIVDLHCNIEETVERVYTKQEVLQYISFARKFKPILSKEAGDLLVHYYNRLRLRDSSSTGKSTWRITVRQLESMIRLSEAMARMDISDEVQIKHVKEAYRLLNKSIIRVEQPEIQLGDDNDEANNDENIEATPEPTVTSTVTKKKMVLSFEEYKNISNMIVVHMRREESRMETEDREGIRRSDVVEWYLNQISDQIENEDELIEKKDMFEKVLDRLMYHDQIIIPLTSTGLKGPSQIEEEDPVVVVHPNYVIDQ from the exons atggatATTGCTGACGCTAATATCGGTTTAAGACTACATCGTGATGAAATTGGAATTAGGTGCCAAAAACTGTTTCAGGATTTTTTAGAAGA GTATAAAGAAGAAGGCGAACTTAAATATTTAGAACCAGCTTTAGAACTTCAGAGTGAGGAAAGAAGCACAATTGAAATAAGTTTTGAAGATGTAGAAAAGTACAACCAAAACTTGGCTACTACGATAATTGAAGAATACTTTAGGATTTATCCATATCTATGTCAAGCTGTTGCAAACTTTGTTAAAGACCGTGCTGGACTCAAAACGGAAAAAGAATGTTATATCAGTTTTATGGATGTACCTACACGACATAAAGTTAGAGAACtgaaaactgataaaattgGTACATTGGTAAGGATATCTGGACAAGTTATTCGTACTCATCCTGTGCATCCAGAATTGATTTCCGGAACATTCACTTGTGTGGAATGTCAGACTgtgataaaaaatgtagaacAACAGTTTAAG TTTACAAATCCCACAATTTGTCGAAATCCAGTATGCAGTAATCGCCGTAAATTTACGTTAAATGTTGACAAGTCCAAATTTGTGGACTTCCAAAAGGTTCGAATTCAAGAAACACAAGCAGAATTACCCAGAGGATGTATACCAAGAAGTGTCGAGGTTGTGTTAAGAGCAGAGAATGTAGAAACAGTTCAg GCTGGGGATAGATATGACTTCACTGGAACTCTCATAGTAGTACCTGATGTTGGAGCTTTTGCTCTTCCTGGTGCAAAAACACAGATATCTGCCAAAAATCGACGCACTGAGGAGTCTGAAGGTGTAAGGGGCTTGAAAGCTCTTGGAGTTCGGGATCTACATTACCGCATGGCATTTTTAGCATGTAGTGTGCAACAGACTGTCTCCAAATTTGGAGGAATTGAAATGCCTTTAGGAGAGATAACTCCTGAAATCATGAAACAGCAGATGACTGAAGGAGAATGGACACATATGTATGAAATGTCCcatgataaaaatttgtataataatatgataaaCAGTCTTTTCCCAAGTATTCATGGTAATGAGGAGGTGAAGAAAGGGATTCTTTTGATGCTGTTTGGAGGGGTTTCAAAAACAACAATAGAAG GTACATCATTGAGAGGTGATATAAATTGTTGTGTAGTTGGAGATCCAAGTACAGCAAAGAGTCAATTTCTTAAGCAGGTCTCCGAATTTTCTCCAAGAGCAGTATATACTTCAGGTAAAGCTTCATCTGCAGCAGGTTTAACTGCCGCTGTAGTAAAAGATGAAGAATCTTCAGATTTTGTTATTGAAGCTGGAGCTCTCATGTTAGCAGATAATGGAGTATGTTGCATAGATGAGTTTGACAAAATGGATGTAAAAGATCAGGTAGCTATTCATGAAGCTATGGAACAACAGACTATTTCCATAGCCAAAGCTGGTGTTAGAGCTACTTTGAATGCTAGAACGTCAATTTTAGCGGCAGCTAATCCAATTGGTGGTCGCTACGATCGTGCTAAATCTTTACAACAGAATATAGATTTATCAGCTCCTATTATGTCAAGATTTGATCTGTTCTTCATTCTAATAGATGAATGTAATGAAGTGATAGACTATGCAATAGCTAGAAAAATTGTGGATCTCCATTGTAATATAGAAGAAACTGTCGAAAGAGTTTATACTAAACAAGAAGTGCTACAATACATTAGTTTCGCTAGGAAGTTTAAGCCTATTCTCAGCAAGGAAGCTGGAGATTTATTGGTACATTATTACAATCGATTGAGACTAAGGGATAGTTCAAGTACAGGAAAGTCAACGTGGCGTATCACCGTAAGACAATTGGAAAGTATGATACGACTTTCTGAAGCAATGGCAAGAATGGATATTTCAGATGAAGTTCAAATCAAACATGTTAAAGAAGCATATCG ATTATTGAATAAATCCATTATAAGAGTGGAACAACCTGAAATTCAACTGGGAGATGATAATGATGAAgctaataatgatgaaaatatagaagCAACTCCAGAACCCACTGTAACTTCTACTGTAACAAAAAAGAAGATGGTGTTGAGTTTTGAGGAATACAAAAATATCAGTAATATGATCGTTGTTCATATGAGGAGAGAAGAAAGTCGTATGGAAACAG aaGACAGAGAAGGTATTCGCAGAAGTGATGTAGTTGAATGGTACCTTAACCAAATATCAGatcaaatagaaaatgaagatgaatTGATAGAGAAAAAAGACATGTTTGAAAAAGTTCTTGATCGCCTTATGTATCAT GATCAAATTATTATCCCACTAACAAGCACGGGATTGAAAGGACCAAGTCAAATAGAAGAGGAAGATCCTGTGGTAGTAGTTCATCCAAATTATGTTATTGACCAGTAG